One genomic segment of Nitrospira sp. includes these proteins:
- a CDS encoding NADP-dependent isocitrate dehydrogenase — MSTNADKIIYTKTDEAPMFATYSFLPIINAFSKAAGVSVELRDISLAGRILAVFPDYLTPEQKQPDALSELGELAKKPEANIIKLPNISASLPQIQGAIKELQSQGYKLPEYPENPKDDKEKDIKSRYDKVKGSAVNPVLREGNSDRRAPLSVKAHTRKHPHKMGAWSPDSKSHVSHMKGGDFFSNEKSLTTTAATDAKIEFVGQDGKTTVLKPKVALQAGEVVDATFMSVKALRTFLEEQIQDAAKQGVLFSLHMKATMMKVSDPKIFGHAVTVYYKDVFAKHGETLKKLGVDPDNGIGDLYAKIKALPEDQRKAIEADIQAVYKQRPPMAMVNSDKGITNLHVPSDIIIDASMPPVIRDSGKMWGPDGKAADAKCVIPDASYAPVYREVIDFCKKHGALDPKTMGSVPNVGLMAQAAEEYGSHDKTFKVPGNGTIRVVDTTGKTLLEHQVEEGDIWRMCQVKDAPIRDWVKLAVTRARATGAPAIFWLNKDRAHDAQLITKVNQYLKEHDTNGLDIRIMTPADATRLSLERIKEGKDTISVTGNVLRDYLTDLFPILEIGTSAKMLSIVPLLNGGGLFETGAGGSAPKHVQQFQEEGYLRWDSLGEFLALAASLEHLAKVANNPAAKMLADTLDQANAKFLESNKSPARKVGEIDNRGSHFYLALYWAQALAQQTQDKNLAARFVKVAKEMTDNEAKIAGELIAAQGKPVDTGGYYHPDDAKSSKAMRPSATLNKIIDAIA; from the coding sequence ATGAGCACGAACGCTGACAAGATTATCTACACGAAGACCGATGAAGCGCCGATGTTTGCGACGTATTCGTTCTTGCCGATCATCAATGCCTTCAGCAAGGCAGCCGGTGTGTCGGTGGAACTGCGGGATATCTCGCTGGCCGGTCGTATCCTCGCGGTGTTTCCGGATTACCTGACGCCGGAGCAAAAGCAGCCGGATGCACTGTCCGAATTGGGCGAACTGGCCAAGAAGCCGGAAGCCAACATCATCAAGTTGCCCAATATCAGCGCCTCGTTGCCCCAGATACAGGGAGCCATCAAGGAATTGCAGAGCCAGGGGTACAAGCTGCCCGAGTACCCGGAAAATCCGAAGGACGATAAAGAGAAGGACATTAAGTCCCGTTACGACAAAGTCAAAGGCAGCGCCGTCAATCCGGTATTGCGCGAAGGCAACTCGGATCGCCGCGCGCCCTTGTCCGTCAAGGCCCACACGAGGAAGCATCCGCACAAAATGGGCGCCTGGAGTCCGGACTCCAAATCGCATGTCAGCCATATGAAGGGCGGGGACTTCTTCTCAAATGAGAAGTCGCTGACAACGACGGCGGCCACTGATGCCAAGATCGAGTTCGTGGGCCAGGACGGCAAGACCACGGTGCTCAAGCCGAAAGTAGCCTTGCAGGCAGGGGAAGTGGTCGACGCGACCTTCATGAGCGTCAAGGCATTGCGCACGTTCCTCGAAGAGCAGATTCAGGATGCGGCCAAGCAGGGTGTGCTGTTCTCGCTCCATATGAAGGCCACGATGATGAAGGTCTCGGATCCTAAGATCTTCGGTCATGCCGTGACGGTCTACTACAAAGACGTGTTTGCGAAGCACGGCGAGACGCTCAAAAAGTTGGGTGTGGATCCGGACAACGGCATCGGCGACCTCTATGCGAAGATCAAGGCCTTGCCTGAGGATCAGCGTAAGGCGATCGAAGCCGACATCCAGGCGGTGTACAAGCAGCGGCCTCCGATGGCGATGGTGAATTCCGACAAGGGCATCACGAACCTCCATGTGCCGAGCGACATCATTATCGATGCCTCCATGCCGCCGGTCATTCGCGACAGCGGCAAGATGTGGGGACCGGACGGCAAGGCGGCGGACGCGAAGTGCGTCATTCCCGATGCCAGTTATGCACCGGTCTATCGTGAGGTGATCGATTTCTGCAAGAAGCACGGCGCCCTCGATCCAAAGACGATGGGCAGCGTGCCCAACGTCGGACTCATGGCACAGGCGGCGGAAGAGTACGGTTCACACGACAAGACCTTTAAGGTGCCGGGCAACGGGACGATCCGTGTGGTGGATACGACAGGGAAGACATTGCTGGAACACCAGGTCGAAGAAGGCGATATCTGGCGCATGTGCCAGGTGAAGGATGCCCCGATTCGTGACTGGGTCAAGCTGGCCGTGACACGTGCGCGGGCGACCGGCGCCCCGGCGATTTTCTGGCTGAACAAGGATCGGGCGCATGACGCGCAACTGATCACGAAGGTGAATCAGTATTTGAAGGAGCACGATACGAACGGTTTGGACATCCGGATCATGACGCCCGCGGATGCCACGCGTCTCTCGTTGGAGCGGATCAAGGAAGGCAAGGACACGATCTCTGTGACCGGGAACGTGTTGCGCGATTATCTGACGGACCTGTTCCCGATTCTCGAAATCGGTACCAGCGCCAAGATGCTGTCGATTGTGCCGTTGCTCAACGGCGGCGGTCTCTTCGAGACCGGTGCGGGCGGATCCGCGCCGAAGCACGTGCAGCAGTTCCAGGAAGAGGGCTATCTCCGGTGGGACTCGCTCGGCGAATTCCTGGCGTTGGCCGCCTCGCTGGAGCATTTAGCCAAAGTGGCCAACAATCCGGCCGCGAAAATGCTGGCGGATACCCTCGATCAAGCCAATGCCAAGTTCCTTGAGAGCAATAAATCGCCGGCGCGCAAGGTCGGCGAAATCGACAACCGCGGCAGTCATTTCTATCTGGCGTTGTACTGGGCGCAGGCATTGGCCCAGCAGACGCAGGATAAGAACCTGGCGGCGCGTTTCGTCAAGGTTGCCAAGGAGATGACAGACAATGAAGCCAAGATTGCCGGTGAATTGATCGCCGCGCAAGGGAAGCCGGTCGATACCGGTGGCTACTATCATCCTGACGATGCGAAATCTTCGAAGGCGATGCGCCCAAGCGCGACGCTGAACAAGATCATCGACGCGATTGCATAA
- a CDS encoding aconitate hydratase, producing the protein MSMDLAKKLYAKMPDVFAKARKKFGRGLTLADKILVSHADNFDTQTWERGKAMLALRPDRVAMQDATAQMAILQFMQANKKQAAVPSTIHCDHLIRAEMGSEKDLLRAMDENKEVYNFLASAAKKYGIGFWKPGAGIIHQVVLENYAFPGSLIIGTDSHTPNGGGLGGLAIGVGGADAGEVMAGLPWEVLHPKLIGIRLTGKLSGWASPKDVILYLCGLLTVKGGTNKIVEYFGPGAETISATGKGTICNMGAELGATTSVFPFDQKMVAYLNITDRADLANLAMANKELLVADPEVSQSPEKYYDQIVEVDLSKLEPHVVGPHTPDLARPISKMAAEAKEKGYPIEVKAALIGSCTNSSYEDISRSAHIAKQGMKAGLKAKASFLVSPGSERIYHTMKRDGFLETFEKMGGTVLSNSCGPCIGQWKRADGVKGKADSIVSSFNRNFPGRNDGINETLSFLASPEVVTAYALSGDLGFDPVNGTLKGADGKEFKLEPPQGEELPAKGFAKGEEGFVAPADNGDGLTVDIPPTSERLQPLQPFPRWDGKDFEKLPLLIKTKGKTTTDHISPAGPWLKFRGHLDKISDNMFLGANNAFSSEPGKGTNVLTGESNLTIAQIARAFKAKGIGSVVVGDENYGEGSSREHAAMSPRFLNVKVVLVKGFARIHETNLKKQGILALTFADPKDYEKIEQQDRISVTGLSSLAPGKPVQVTIHKTDGSALTIQANHSITEPQIAWFKAGSALNALN; encoded by the coding sequence ATGTCGATGGATCTCGCAAAAAAACTGTACGCCAAGATGCCGGATGTGTTTGCCAAGGCCAGAAAGAAGTTCGGTCGCGGCCTGACGCTGGCAGACAAGATTTTGGTCTCCCACGCAGATAACTTTGACACGCAGACCTGGGAGCGCGGCAAGGCGATGTTGGCGTTGCGCCCGGATCGCGTGGCGATGCAGGATGCGACGGCGCAGATGGCTATCCTGCAGTTCATGCAGGCGAACAAGAAGCAGGCGGCTGTGCCCAGCACAATCCATTGCGATCACTTGATCCGTGCCGAGATGGGTTCTGAGAAGGACCTGCTCCGCGCGATGGACGAGAACAAGGAAGTCTATAATTTTCTCGCATCCGCTGCGAAGAAGTATGGCATCGGGTTCTGGAAGCCGGGTGCCGGCATTATTCACCAGGTCGTGCTGGAGAACTACGCGTTCCCTGGCAGCTTGATCATCGGGACCGATTCCCACACGCCGAACGGCGGCGGATTGGGCGGATTGGCCATTGGAGTCGGCGGAGCGGATGCCGGCGAAGTCATGGCCGGGCTGCCCTGGGAAGTGCTCCATCCGAAGTTGATCGGGATTCGCCTGACCGGCAAGTTGAGCGGCTGGGCGTCTCCCAAAGACGTGATCCTCTATCTCTGCGGCCTGCTGACGGTCAAGGGCGGAACCAACAAGATCGTCGAGTACTTCGGGCCCGGCGCCGAGACCATCAGCGCGACCGGCAAAGGCACTATCTGCAACATGGGCGCGGAGCTTGGTGCGACGACCTCCGTATTCCCCTTCGATCAGAAGATGGTGGCCTATCTGAACATCACGGATCGTGCAGACCTTGCCAATCTCGCCATGGCGAACAAGGAATTGCTCGTCGCGGATCCTGAAGTTTCGCAATCGCCGGAGAAGTATTACGACCAGATCGTCGAAGTGGACCTGTCGAAACTGGAGCCGCATGTGGTCGGTCCTCATACGCCTGACCTTGCCCGGCCCATCTCCAAGATGGCTGCTGAAGCGAAGGAAAAGGGCTATCCCATCGAGGTCAAGGCCGCCCTCATCGGTAGCTGCACGAACTCCTCCTATGAAGACATCAGCCGGTCGGCGCACATTGCCAAGCAGGGCATGAAGGCTGGTCTGAAGGCGAAGGCCTCGTTCCTCGTGTCGCCGGGCTCCGAGCGGATCTATCACACGATGAAGCGCGACGGATTCCTGGAGACCTTCGAGAAGATGGGTGGGACCGTCCTGTCGAATTCCTGCGGTCCCTGCATCGGTCAGTGGAAGCGCGCGGATGGTGTAAAGGGCAAGGCGGATTCGATTGTCAGTTCGTTCAATCGTAATTTCCCTGGCCGCAACGACGGAATCAATGAAACCTTGTCGTTCCTTGCCAGCCCCGAAGTGGTCACGGCCTATGCGCTCTCCGGTGACTTGGGCTTCGATCCGGTCAATGGCACGCTCAAGGGTGCGGACGGGAAAGAATTCAAGCTGGAGCCGCCGCAAGGTGAAGAGCTCCCAGCAAAGGGCTTCGCGAAGGGCGAAGAAGGCTTCGTTGCGCCGGCCGATAATGGCGATGGACTCACCGTCGATATTCCGCCGACCAGCGAGCGCTTGCAGCCCTTGCAGCCCTTCCCCCGTTGGGACGGAAAGGATTTCGAGAAGCTCCCGCTGTTGATCAAGACCAAGGGGAAGACGACCACGGACCATATTTCGCCGGCCGGTCCCTGGCTGAAGTTCCGCGGCCACTTGGACAAGATCAGCGACAATATGTTCCTGGGCGCCAATAACGCGTTTTCGTCCGAGCCGGGGAAGGGGACCAATGTCCTCACCGGCGAGTCGAACCTGACCATCGCGCAGATTGCCCGGGCCTTCAAGGCGAAGGGAATCGGTTCAGTCGTGGTGGGTGACGAGAACTATGGCGAGGGCAGCAGCCGTGAGCATGCGGCGATGTCGCCGCGATTCTTGAACGTCAAAGTCGTGCTGGTCAAAGGCTTCGCACGCATCCATGAAACGAATTTGAAAAAACAGGGGATCTTGGCGTTGACCTTCGCTGACCCGAAGGACTACGAGAAGATCGAGCAGCAGGACCGTATCAGTGTGACGGGGCTGAGCAGCTTGGCTCCCGGCAAGCCGGTGCAGGTGACGATACACAAGACGGATGGCAGCGCGCTCACCATCCAGGCGAACCACAGCATCACCGAGCCACAGATCGCTTGGTTCAAGGCTGGTTCAGCGTTGAACGCGCTGAACTAA
- a CDS encoding citrate/2-methylcitrate synthase, with protein sequence MSILANKDTYVVIQGGVAGVNAARRMAEFCYLIKRSLNVLAFVYPPDAGKTHEIPYGSGLVAVPIYKTVAEATKHHPQINTSLVYIGADRAMKGGMEALDDTHIKVVSMITEGVPEKDAKILGAHARKLGKVFNGPSSIGIVSAGSCRLGVIGGAFDNLVLSKLYREGSFGVITKSGGLSNEIIWICSQFADGITTAIGIGGDAYPGTDYVSYLEMFENDPQTKAVIIVGEMGGDLEERAAEWYGAKKRRVKLMAVVSGFCQESLPKGMKFGHAGAKEGLKGEGSARSKSDALKKSGAIVPATFGALGPAIKDVYQDMLKSGQVKEPVEPASLPKLPKSIEAAMKADEVVVTPLIRTTISDDRGDEPCYDGYPASELINKGYEIPHVVGLLWDKRLISKQEAEIIKRIMMLSADHGPCVSGALGTIIAACAGIGLSQSVAAGLIMIGPRFGGAVTDAGRFFKHAVDNKMTVDEFLTYMKKNHGPVPGIGHRVKSLRNPDKRVKELVGYVKSLPIKTPCLDFALQVEQVTAAKKDNLILNVDGTMAAVLVDIGFPVDSLNGFFILSRTIGLIGHWVDQKRQDSRLIRLFDYLVNYAAPKRREVPPLK encoded by the coding sequence ATGAGTATCCTGGCAAACAAAGATACCTATGTGGTCATTCAGGGCGGCGTGGCAGGCGTCAACGCCGCGCGCCGGATGGCCGAGTTCTGCTACCTGATTAAGCGTTCGCTGAACGTCCTGGCCTTTGTCTATCCGCCGGATGCCGGCAAGACGCACGAGATTCCCTACGGAAGCGGCCTGGTTGCGGTCCCCATCTATAAAACGGTCGCCGAAGCCACCAAACACCATCCTCAGATCAACACCAGCCTCGTCTACATCGGTGCTGATCGTGCCATGAAGGGCGGGATGGAAGCCCTCGACGATACGCACATCAAGGTGGTGTCGATGATCACCGAAGGCGTGCCTGAGAAAGATGCCAAGATCCTCGGGGCCCATGCCAGAAAGCTCGGCAAGGTATTTAATGGCCCCTCGTCGATCGGTATTGTGTCGGCCGGATCCTGCCGCCTCGGTGTCATCGGTGGTGCGTTCGATAATCTCGTATTGTCCAAGCTCTATCGCGAAGGCTCCTTCGGCGTCATCACCAAGTCTGGCGGTCTCTCCAACGAAATTATCTGGATTTGCTCGCAGTTCGCTGACGGTATCACGACGGCCATCGGCATCGGCGGCGACGCCTATCCTGGAACTGACTATGTGAGCTATCTCGAAATGTTCGAGAACGATCCGCAGACGAAAGCGGTCATCATTGTTGGCGAAATGGGCGGCGATCTCGAAGAGCGCGCGGCTGAGTGGTACGGCGCCAAGAAGCGGCGCGTGAAGTTGATGGCTGTGGTCTCCGGCTTCTGCCAGGAAAGTTTGCCGAAGGGCATGAAGTTCGGTCACGCGGGCGCGAAAGAGGGATTGAAGGGCGAAGGGTCGGCCCGGTCCAAGTCCGATGCCCTCAAAAAGTCCGGCGCGATTGTGCCGGCGACCTTCGGGGCGCTCGGTCCGGCGATCAAGGACGTCTATCAGGACATGTTGAAGTCCGGCCAGGTAAAGGAACCGGTCGAGCCGGCCTCGCTGCCAAAGTTGCCCAAGAGTATTGAAGCGGCTATGAAGGCCGATGAAGTCGTGGTCACTCCACTGATTCGCACCACGATCAGCGACGATCGCGGAGATGAACCCTGCTACGACGGATATCCCGCGTCCGAGCTCATCAACAAGGGCTACGAAATTCCTCATGTCGTCGGACTCTTGTGGGACAAGCGGTTGATCTCCAAGCAGGAAGCCGAAATTATCAAGCGCATCATGATGCTCTCAGCCGACCATGGCCCCTGCGTGAGCGGCGCGTTGGGGACGATCATCGCGGCCTGTGCCGGGATCGGCCTGTCCCAGTCGGTGGCCGCGGGGCTCATCATGATCGGCCCCCGCTTCGGCGGCGCCGTCACCGATGCCGGACGCTTTTTCAAACATGCCGTCGATAACAAGATGACGGTCGATGAATTCCTGACCTATATGAAGAAGAATCATGGCCCGGTGCCCGGCATCGGCCATCGCGTGAAGAGCCTCCGCAATCCGGACAAGCGGGTGAAGGAGTTGGTGGGGTATGTGAAGAGCCTGCCCATCAAGACCCCGTGCCTCGATTTTGCGTTGCAGGTCGAGCAGGTCACGGCGGCGAAGAAGGATAACTTGATCCTCAACGTGGACGGAACGATGGCGGCCGTGTTGGTCGATATCGGATTCCCGGTCGATAGTTTGAACGGATTCTTCATCCTCTCGCGGACGATCGGCTTGATCGGCCACTGGGTGGATCAGAAGCGTCAGGACAGCCGCCTGATTCGGCTGTTCGACTATCTCGTGAACTACGCAGCCCCGAAGCGGCGTGAAGTGCCGCCGCTGAAATAG
- a CDS encoding ATP citrate lyase citrate-binding domain-containing protein, whose product MAKVLEGPGMGLMKKWGINVPNYVVVTSVDELTKLGQANEWLKKSKLVAKAHEALGSRFKLGLVKVDLDFKAAEAATKEMIGRQVGSITVTQVIVSEMIAHKEEYYCAVKSTREGSEILVANCGGIEVESNWERVKRLCLEIGQAPSAEALEKLSKEAGFAGPLTKKMAEFAGKMFACFDSEDAQYLEVNPVVTRASDGELVALDAVTLLDGDAKFRHPDWNFAFAAEFGRAYSKQEEEVMAVDSKIKGSVKFIEIPGGDTAMLPAGGGASVYYSDAVVARGGKLANYAEYSGDPPDWAVEVLTEKVCSLPGIKNIIVGGAIANFTDVVKTFGGIINGFRKAKAEGKLKGVKIWVRRGGPREKEGLDAMRALKDEGFDISVFDRNTPLTDIVDKALQAK is encoded by the coding sequence ATGGCCAAGGTGCTTGAAGGCCCCGGAATGGGGCTGATGAAGAAGTGGGGGATCAACGTCCCCAATTACGTCGTCGTCACATCTGTCGATGAGTTGACGAAGCTGGGGCAAGCGAATGAATGGCTGAAGAAATCCAAGCTCGTCGCCAAGGCCCACGAGGCCCTTGGGTCGCGGTTTAAGCTTGGTTTGGTCAAAGTCGATCTGGATTTCAAGGCAGCGGAAGCCGCGACCAAGGAAATGATCGGCCGCCAAGTCGGAAGCATCACGGTGACGCAGGTCATCGTGTCAGAAATGATTGCCCACAAGGAAGAATATTATTGCGCCGTGAAATCCACGCGCGAAGGCAGTGAAATTCTCGTCGCGAATTGCGGCGGTATTGAAGTCGAATCGAATTGGGAACGGGTTAAGCGGCTCTGCCTCGAGATCGGGCAGGCCCCTTCCGCCGAGGCACTCGAAAAGCTTTCGAAAGAGGCGGGATTTGCCGGGCCGCTGACCAAGAAAATGGCCGAGTTTGCCGGGAAAATGTTTGCCTGCTTCGATAGTGAAGACGCGCAGTACCTAGAAGTCAATCCCGTCGTGACTCGCGCGAGCGATGGCGAACTGGTGGCGCTCGATGCGGTGACTTTGCTCGACGGCGATGCCAAGTTCCGCCATCCGGATTGGAATTTTGCGTTTGCGGCAGAGTTCGGCCGGGCCTACTCCAAGCAGGAAGAGGAGGTCATGGCGGTCGACAGCAAGATCAAGGGCTCGGTCAAGTTCATCGAAATTCCCGGTGGTGATACGGCGATGCTGCCAGCCGGCGGCGGTGCCAGCGTGTACTACTCCGATGCGGTCGTGGCCCGAGGCGGTAAGTTGGCAAACTATGCCGAATACTCCGGCGATCCACCCGACTGGGCGGTTGAAGTGCTGACGGAGAAAGTCTGCTCCTTGCCTGGAATCAAGAACATCATTGTCGGCGGCGCGATTGCCAATTTCACCGACGTGGTGAAGACGTTCGGCGGCATCATCAACGGATTCCGCAAAGCCAAGGCGGAAGGGAAGCTCAAGGGCGTGAAGATCTGGGTGCGTCGTGGAGGCCCGCGAGAGAAGGAAGGGCTCGACGCGATGCGCGCGCTCAAGGACGAAGGGTTCGACATCAGTGTCTTCGATCGCAACACGCCGCTCACCGACATCGTTGATAAGGCGCTCCAAGCGAAGTAG
- the mutM gene encoding bifunctional DNA-formamidopyrimidine glycosylase/DNA-(apurinic or apyrimidinic site) lyase yields the protein MPELPEAEVAARQLRARLIGAQVTDVVVGRSDIVREGGETDWWYPGSVVTAVDRYGKSVAIEFEKAGDRRYLVAELGMTGLLLFPAVSIKFPQHVHYTMHFDSSSTGSLRYWNPRRFGRLSLLDRAGLDRYLARRFGCDPLHVTSEEFAQLLRRFRRRLKAVLMHQQAIAGIGNIYANEALFRARLHPNVIASELAPSAASRLHHEMQSILMQAIECGGSSVKDFFAPDGSEGTYKQRHLVYGKEGLPCPGKCGALIRRIQSERSSFICTTCQKIRTCR from the coding sequence ATGCCTGAACTTCCCGAAGCCGAGGTCGCGGCTCGTCAACTTCGTGCGCGCTTGATTGGAGCGCAGGTTACCGATGTCGTCGTCGGGAGATCCGATATCGTTCGCGAGGGCGGCGAGACGGATTGGTGGTATCCCGGGAGTGTGGTGACGGCGGTCGATCGATACGGCAAGAGTGTGGCGATTGAATTTGAGAAAGCGGGGGACAGGCGCTACCTCGTGGCAGAACTCGGGATGACCGGGCTGCTGCTATTCCCGGCCGTGTCGATCAAGTTCCCTCAGCATGTGCACTACACGATGCATTTCGATTCCTCGTCGACCGGCTCATTGCGCTATTGGAACCCGCGCCGGTTCGGACGGCTTTCCTTGCTGGATCGCGCGGGGCTCGATCGCTATCTGGCCAGGCGGTTTGGATGCGACCCGCTTCATGTAACCAGCGAAGAGTTTGCTCAGCTGCTCCGCCGCTTCCGACGTCGCTTGAAGGCGGTGTTGATGCATCAACAAGCGATCGCGGGTATCGGAAACATTTATGCGAATGAGGCCCTGTTTCGAGCGCGCTTGCATCCGAATGTGATCGCGAGTGAGCTTGCACCTTCTGCCGCCAGCCGTCTCCACCATGAGATGCAATCGATTCTAATGCAGGCCATTGAGTGCGGGGGGTCCAGCGTGAAGGATTTCTTTGCCCCGGACGGTTCCGAAGGGACGTATAAGCAACGCCACCTCGTGTATGGCAAGGAGGGGCTCCCTTGTCCGGGGAAATGTGGGGCCCTAATCCGGCGCATACAAAGCGAGCGAAGTTCATTTATTTGCACCACGTGTCAGAAGATTCGGACGTGTCGTTGA
- a CDS encoding dual specificity protein phosphatase, with translation MHAISETLILGNIDDARNPMPGVTGLLLVAAEFKVEPPAWLDYEYIPFKEFSAVDPARLDRAVTWLEARAAGARTLVCCRAGMGRSASVLIAYFCCNQGLPYEEALAFVKARRPGAMPLPQLQTTIENVLNLRANRAGKKSGSTSAPGAV, from the coding sequence ATGCATGCGATTTCTGAAACCTTGATACTTGGCAATATCGACGATGCTCGGAACCCCATGCCGGGAGTTACCGGACTGTTGCTGGTGGCAGCAGAGTTTAAAGTTGAGCCTCCTGCCTGGTTGGACTACGAGTATATTCCATTCAAAGAGTTTTCAGCCGTCGACCCTGCTCGGCTCGACCGTGCGGTGACGTGGCTCGAAGCGCGGGCCGCAGGAGCCAGAACGCTGGTCTGCTGTCGTGCGGGGATGGGGCGGTCTGCGTCCGTCTTGATTGCCTACTTTTGCTGCAACCAAGGCCTGCCCTATGAAGAGGCCTTGGCGTTTGTCAAAGCCCGTCGGCCTGGAGCGATGCCGCTTCCTCAGTTGCAGACGACCATTGAGAACGTACTCAACCTGCGTGCCAATCGAGCCGGCAAGAAATCCGGATCCACGTCTGCTCCGGGTGCCGTGTAG
- a CDS encoding small ribosomal subunit Rsm22 family protein — translation MDRIAEAVAALSRLFTKDRASLRSDYLDHPGHAAAYLKYFLPVSLSKIQVLLDEMPQAWPEQASGRSIRILDVGSGPGAGALAVLDWFHQHWPERIKDLTVVAVDGSVEALKQARSLWEVYGRESGALDGRLITHEGNLERLPNGGWLSQVEQHAPYDLIIAANCLNELYSRNADPVQAKVGLVTQLLARIAPTGTLMIVEPALRATSRALHQLRDRLIQEQLCTLYSPCLHENSCPALVNPFDWCHEERVWETPPGIQQIDDAVGFIKDALKFSYLLLRKDGRTIVERRPDVYRVVSELRELKGEKRAWLCNELGRSEIGRQDRLQSESNAPLDDWHRGAIVRIERVVRKEREGRMSAVGRIERDGTVQIIRSV, via the coding sequence ATGGATCGCATTGCGGAAGCCGTAGCCGCACTCTCGAGACTCTTTACAAAAGATCGCGCCTCACTGAGATCCGACTATCTCGATCATCCGGGGCATGCCGCAGCCTATCTCAAATACTTCCTGCCGGTAAGCCTGTCCAAGATTCAGGTTCTGCTCGACGAAATGCCGCAGGCCTGGCCGGAGCAAGCCTCCGGTCGTTCGATCCGCATTCTTGACGTGGGGTCGGGACCGGGCGCAGGGGCGCTGGCCGTCCTTGATTGGTTCCATCAGCATTGGCCGGAGCGAATCAAGGACCTCACCGTTGTCGCGGTCGATGGTTCAGTTGAAGCGCTGAAACAGGCGAGGAGCCTCTGGGAGGTCTACGGCCGGGAATCTGGAGCTCTTGACGGAAGACTGATTACCCATGAGGGAAATCTTGAGCGATTGCCGAATGGGGGGTGGCTCAGTCAGGTTGAACAGCACGCTCCCTATGATCTGATCATTGCGGCGAATTGCCTGAACGAACTCTACTCCCGAAATGCCGATCCTGTGCAGGCAAAAGTAGGACTCGTGACCCAGCTTCTGGCAAGGATAGCTCCGACCGGCACGCTGATGATCGTCGAGCCGGCTTTACGGGCTACCTCGAGAGCGCTGCATCAGCTACGGGATCGATTGATTCAGGAACAGCTGTGTACGCTCTATAGCCCCTGTCTCCACGAAAACAGTTGTCCGGCACTGGTAAATCCGTTCGATTGGTGCCATGAAGAGCGAGTCTGGGAGACCCCGCCAGGCATTCAACAAATTGACGACGCGGTGGGTTTCATAAAAGACGCCTTGAAGTTTTCGTATCTCCTGCTCCGAAAAGACGGGCGAACCATCGTCGAGCGTAGGCCGGATGTCTATCGCGTCGTGAGTGAGTTGCGGGAGTTGAAAGGTGAGAAGCGGGCGTGGCTCTGCAACGAGTTGGGGCGGTCGGAAATCGGACGTCAGGATCGCTTGCAATCGGAATCGAATGCGCCACTGGATGACTGGCATCGCGGTGCGATCGTGCGGATTGAGCGAGTCGTGCGGAAAGAGCGGGAAGGGAGAATGTCGGCGGTGGGACGAATCGAGCGAGACGGGACCGTACAGATAATTCGATCGGTCTGA